A section of the Sceloporus undulatus isolate JIND9_A2432 ecotype Alabama chromosome 3, SceUnd_v1.1, whole genome shotgun sequence genome encodes:
- the KBTBD3 gene encoding kelch repeat and BTB domain-containing protein 3 isoform X1, translating into MDNQYDSTNTLTCNEISSEEKTSSLVAEGHGQQILGVLQNFREQNIFFDFKILVKDEVIPCHRCVLAACSDFFRAMFEVNMKERDDGSVTISNLSPKAVKAFLDYAYTGRTEITNDNVEMFFQLSSFLQVSLLSKACSDFLIKNIDLVNCLQLLSISESYGSTQLFDRTLDYARQHFSLLLQSNDFLEMNFEILQKCLEADELNVPDEECVLKAVFWWTKHNLETRQKHLPHLMKKVRLHQLPEKTLQDVLHSEEQLLESTGSLIIIKEAIKNVQNFNGLFADARPSTTEKYILVHKTEENGIHRHTFCYNIKTDKWKELAHKHITDLPGSSLSCYGEKLFITGGCEGNCFRTTRLHIATTFHDATDKMWCYCPANDSFSLVSAMKKPRTMHASVVTLNQLFVIGGKSKASQEMKSLLDVEAYSPLSREWKSMSPLPRGIYYPEASACQNIIYVLGSEVEITDAFNPSLDCFFKYNAATDQWSELVAEFGQFFHATLIKAVPMNCTLYICDLSTYKVYSFCPETCVWKGEGSFECAGFNAGAVGIEDKIYILGGDYAPDEITDEVQVYHSSRSEWEEVSPMPRALTEFHCQVIQFNKYRDPWLQ; encoded by the exons ATGGACAACCAATATGATTCCACGAACACCCTGACTTGCAATGAAATTTCAAGTGAGGAGAAAACCAGCTCCTTAGTGGCAGAAGGCCATGGCCAGCAAATCTTAGGTGTGCTGCAGAACTTCAGAGAGCAAAATATCTTCTTTGACTTTAAAATACTTGTGAAAGATGAAGTTATCCCATGTCACCGTTGTGTACTAGCAGCATGCAGTGATTTTTTCAG GGCAATGTTTGAAGTTAACATGAAAGAAAGAGATGATGGAAGTGTTACTATTAGTAATTTATCACCCAAGGCAGTAAAGGCTTTCTTAGATTATGCCTACACTGGAAGAACCGAGATAACAAATGATAATGTAGAAATGTTCTTTCAGCTATCATCATTCCTTCAAGTTTCACTTctttcaaaagcttgcagtgACTTTCTAATTAAGAACATAGATCTTGTGAACTGTTTGCAACTGTTATCCATTTCTGAAAGTTACGGGTCCACCCAGTTGTTTGATCGTACACTTGACTATGCACGCCAACATTTTTCCTTGTTGCTCCAGTCAAATGATTTTTTGGAAATGAATTTTGAGATATTGCAGAAGTGTCTAGAAGCTGATGAGCTGAATGTCCCTGATGAGGAGTGTGTGCTGAAGGCTGTCTTTTGGTGGACAAAGCATAACTTAGAAACAAGACAGAAGCACCTTCCTCACTTGATGAAAAAAGTAAGGTTACACCAGTTACCTGAGAAGACACTTCAAGATGTCTTACATTCTGAAGAACAGTTACTTGAAAGCACCGGCAGCTTAATAATAATCAAGGAGGcaattaaaaatgtgcaaaattttaATGGGTTGTTTGCAGATGCTCGTCCTTCTACAACAGAGAAGTACATATTGGTTCACaaaactgaagaaaatggaatACACAGGCATACATTTTGCTATAATATTAAAACTGATAAGTGGAAAGAACTGGCACATAAACACATAACTGATCTGCCAGGATCAAGTTTATCTTGCTATGGTGAAAAATTATTTATAACTGGTGGTTGTGAAGGGAATTGTTTTCGGACTACTAGATTGCATATTGCTACAACATTTCATGATGCTACTGACAAAATGTGGTGTTACTGTCCAGCCAATGACAGCTTCTCATTAGTATCAGCGATGAAGAAGCCAAGGACAATGCACGCATCTGTTGTGACCCTAAATCAATTGTTTGTAATAGGTGGAAAGTCAAAAGCATCTCAGGAGATGAAAAGTCTTTTGGACGTAGAGGCATACAGTCCTCTCTCTAGAGAATGGAAATCCATGAGTCCATTACCAAGAGGCATTTACTATCCAGAAGCTAGTGCATGTCAGAACATAATTTATGTCCTCGGTTCCGAAGTAGAAATTACTGATGCCTTTAATCCATCTCTTGATTGTTTCTTTAAATACAATGCTGCAACTGACCAATGGTCTGAGCTGGTAGCAGAATTTGGGCAATTCTTTCATGCAACATTAATCAAAGCTGTTCCAATGAACTGTACATTATACATATGTGACCTTTCCACCTACAAGGTTTATAGTTTTTGCCCAGAGACATGTGTTTGGAAAGGGGAAGGTTCTTTTGAATGTGCTGGTTTTAATGCAGGAGCAGTAGGAATAGAAGATAAAATTTATATTCTTGGTGGGGATTATGCTCCTGATGAAATCACTGATGAAGTACAAGTCTACCATAGCAGTAGGTCTGAATGGGAAGAGGTTTCACCCATGCCAAGAGCCCTGACTGAATTCCATTGTCAGGTGATTCAATTTAATAAATACAGGGACCCATGGTTGCAATAG
- the KBTBD3 gene encoding kelch repeat and BTB domain-containing protein 3 isoform X2 — translation MWIYSRAMFEVNMKERDDGSVTISNLSPKAVKAFLDYAYTGRTEITNDNVEMFFQLSSFLQVSLLSKACSDFLIKNIDLVNCLQLLSISESYGSTQLFDRTLDYARQHFSLLLQSNDFLEMNFEILQKCLEADELNVPDEECVLKAVFWWTKHNLETRQKHLPHLMKKVRLHQLPEKTLQDVLHSEEQLLESTGSLIIIKEAIKNVQNFNGLFADARPSTTEKYILVHKTEENGIHRHTFCYNIKTDKWKELAHKHITDLPGSSLSCYGEKLFITGGCEGNCFRTTRLHIATTFHDATDKMWCYCPANDSFSLVSAMKKPRTMHASVVTLNQLFVIGGKSKASQEMKSLLDVEAYSPLSREWKSMSPLPRGIYYPEASACQNIIYVLGSEVEITDAFNPSLDCFFKYNAATDQWSELVAEFGQFFHATLIKAVPMNCTLYICDLSTYKVYSFCPETCVWKGEGSFECAGFNAGAVGIEDKIYILGGDYAPDEITDEVQVYHSSRSEWEEVSPMPRALTEFHCQVIQFNKYRDPWLQ, via the coding sequence GGCAATGTTTGAAGTTAACATGAAAGAAAGAGATGATGGAAGTGTTACTATTAGTAATTTATCACCCAAGGCAGTAAAGGCTTTCTTAGATTATGCCTACACTGGAAGAACCGAGATAACAAATGATAATGTAGAAATGTTCTTTCAGCTATCATCATTCCTTCAAGTTTCACTTctttcaaaagcttgcagtgACTTTCTAATTAAGAACATAGATCTTGTGAACTGTTTGCAACTGTTATCCATTTCTGAAAGTTACGGGTCCACCCAGTTGTTTGATCGTACACTTGACTATGCACGCCAACATTTTTCCTTGTTGCTCCAGTCAAATGATTTTTTGGAAATGAATTTTGAGATATTGCAGAAGTGTCTAGAAGCTGATGAGCTGAATGTCCCTGATGAGGAGTGTGTGCTGAAGGCTGTCTTTTGGTGGACAAAGCATAACTTAGAAACAAGACAGAAGCACCTTCCTCACTTGATGAAAAAAGTAAGGTTACACCAGTTACCTGAGAAGACACTTCAAGATGTCTTACATTCTGAAGAACAGTTACTTGAAAGCACCGGCAGCTTAATAATAATCAAGGAGGcaattaaaaatgtgcaaaattttaATGGGTTGTTTGCAGATGCTCGTCCTTCTACAACAGAGAAGTACATATTGGTTCACaaaactgaagaaaatggaatACACAGGCATACATTTTGCTATAATATTAAAACTGATAAGTGGAAAGAACTGGCACATAAACACATAACTGATCTGCCAGGATCAAGTTTATCTTGCTATGGTGAAAAATTATTTATAACTGGTGGTTGTGAAGGGAATTGTTTTCGGACTACTAGATTGCATATTGCTACAACATTTCATGATGCTACTGACAAAATGTGGTGTTACTGTCCAGCCAATGACAGCTTCTCATTAGTATCAGCGATGAAGAAGCCAAGGACAATGCACGCATCTGTTGTGACCCTAAATCAATTGTTTGTAATAGGTGGAAAGTCAAAAGCATCTCAGGAGATGAAAAGTCTTTTGGACGTAGAGGCATACAGTCCTCTCTCTAGAGAATGGAAATCCATGAGTCCATTACCAAGAGGCATTTACTATCCAGAAGCTAGTGCATGTCAGAACATAATTTATGTCCTCGGTTCCGAAGTAGAAATTACTGATGCCTTTAATCCATCTCTTGATTGTTTCTTTAAATACAATGCTGCAACTGACCAATGGTCTGAGCTGGTAGCAGAATTTGGGCAATTCTTTCATGCAACATTAATCAAAGCTGTTCCAATGAACTGTACATTATACATATGTGACCTTTCCACCTACAAGGTTTATAGTTTTTGCCCAGAGACATGTGTTTGGAAAGGGGAAGGTTCTTTTGAATGTGCTGGTTTTAATGCAGGAGCAGTAGGAATAGAAGATAAAATTTATATTCTTGGTGGGGATTATGCTCCTGATGAAATCACTGATGAAGTACAAGTCTACCATAGCAGTAGGTCTGAATGGGAAGAGGTTTCACCCATGCCAAGAGCCCTGACTGAATTCCATTGTCAGGTGATTCAATTTAATAAATACAGGGACCCATGGTTGCAATAG